A single Candidatus Beckwithbacteria bacterium DNA region contains:
- a CDS encoding glycosyltransferase: MTPIVSVIMPAFNAQDYIKEAIESILSQTFTNFEFIIIDDCSNDKTSQIIKSFHDSRIIYLKNPSQLGLAKSLNKGLHLAKGIYIARMDADDISDSKRFELQVKKMEEDKQLALLGTWFKMIDHSGKTITICQTPTDYKQIVTSLKTSNQFAHGSVMIRKKCLKKVGFYQTNLLAEDYELWLRISKAYKVANLPKTLYSWRLIPSLEFVQKQYKRKLDVRRSFLKQQSSDKKAEIKRLDDKIKAKITRQDFTKELNILLFDLLVYSSYKHALDLGFKGIKKSKANTKTFFLTFLAAILVVTPRFITKSLLKIKRQLVF, from the coding sequence ATGACTCCTATTGTCTCAGTCATCATGCCAGCCTTTAATGCACAAGATTATATTAAAGAAGCTATTGAAAGTATTTTGTCACAAACTTTTACCAATTTTGAATTTATTATTATTGATGATTGTTCAAATGATAAAACTTCCCAAATAATTAAATCATTTCATGATTCTCGAATTATATATTTGAAAAATCCTTCACAACTTGGTTTAGCTAAATCATTAAATAAAGGGCTTCACCTAGCTAAAGGTATCTACATCGCCCGCATGGATGCAGATGATATTTCTGACTCTAAAAGATTTGAACTGCAAGTAAAAAAAATGGAAGAAGATAAACAACTGGCACTTCTCGGCACCTGGTTTAAAATGATTGATCATTCCGGAAAAACAATAACAATTTGCCAAACTCCAACAGACTACAAGCAAATTGTAACTAGTCTAAAAACTAGCAATCAATTTGCTCATGGTTCAGTCATGATAAGAAAAAAATGTCTGAAAAAAGTTGGTTTTTATCAAACTAATCTTTTAGCTGAAGATTACGAGCTTTGGTTGAGAATAAGCAAGGCCTATAAAGTAGCTAATCTTCCAAAAACTCTTTATTCTTGGAGACTTATTCCTTCCCTTGAATTTGTTCAAAAACAATATAAACGCAAGCTTGATGTTAGACGTAGTTTTTTAAAACAACAATCAAGTGACAAAAAGGCTGAAATAAAAAGACTTGACGATAAAATCAAGGCTAAGATTACTCGCCAAGATTTTACAAAGGAGCTAAATATCCTGTTATTTGATCTCTTAGTTTATAGTTCTTATAAGCACGCTCTTGACCTGGGATTTAAGGGAATAAAAAAAAGTAAAGCCAATACTAAAACTTTTTTTCTAACTTTTTTAGCTGCTATATTAGTTGTAACACCTCGTTTTATTACTAAATCTCTTTTGAAAATCAAAAGACAACTAGTTTTCTAA
- a CDS encoding glycosyltransferase family 4 protein, with amino-acid sequence MNIVMLSLDQALLCTQGEGDSLVRFQAYAKNCKRFQIIVPTTQKAYRKRHGLVAIIPAYGANKLFAYLKTFYLTAIFCLQKQADIVVTNDAVLGSIALLASAFSATKVQINIFGLNFLYKKQKDLSLYDKILKQIQIWALTHANSIRTDTSFERDYLIEKLHILSEKVFVLPVVPNQQTMHTLISQKSNQKFRKNLLQGKEFLVLAVGRLVPEKDFSLLLLALAQVIGKIPKTKLLLVGDGPLKKQLEIEIKKLNLKQNIQLLGSLSHSKLLELFANVDLFVLSSYKEGLPRVLMYAGLSSLPIVTTDIPGAYDLFDHQKSALIVEKRNKDQLAKAIIKILQDQKLALKLGQAAKKETLKKLDFEKTVNTIISSWQNLK; translated from the coding sequence ATGAATATTGTAATGCTTAGTCTTGATCAGGCCTTACTTTGCACGCAAGGGGAAGGTGATAGTTTAGTCAGATTTCAGGCATATGCTAAAAATTGTAAACGCTTTCAAATTATAGTGCCTACTACTCAAAAAGCTTATAGAAAACGGCATGGTTTAGTTGCTATTATTCCGGCTTATGGTGCAAATAAACTTTTTGCATATTTAAAAACCTTTTATCTAACGGCCATTTTTTGTTTACAAAAACAAGCTGATATTGTGGTTACTAATGATGCAGTTTTAGGTAGTATAGCTTTGCTGGCTTCAGCCTTCTCAGCTACCAAAGTGCAAATTAATATTTTCGGACTTAATTTTTTATACAAAAAGCAAAAAGATTTGAGTCTTTATGACAAAATTTTAAAACAAATCCAGATTTGGGCTTTAACCCATGCAAACAGTATTCGAACCGACACTTCATTTGAACGTGACTATTTAATTGAAAAACTTCATATTTTATCCGAGAAAGTATTTGTTTTACCGGTAGTGCCTAACCAGCAAACTATGCATACTTTAATTAGCCAAAAAAGCAATCAAAAATTCAGAAAAAATTTATTGCAAGGAAAAGAGTTTTTGGTCTTAGCGGTTGGCCGACTAGTGCCGGAAAAGGATTTTTCCCTACTACTTTTAGCCCTTGCTCAAGTTATAGGAAAAATTCCTAAAACCAAGTTGCTTCTTGTTGGTGATGGTCCTTTAAAAAAACAGTTAGAAATTGAAATTAAAAAACTTAATTTAAAACAAAATATTCAACTATTGGGATCATTATCACATAGCAAATTACTTGAGCTTTTTGCCAATGTTGATCTTTTTGTTTTATCTTCATATAAAGAGGGGTTGCCAAGAGTTTTGATGTATGCGGGACTTTCCAGTCTACCTATCGTAACAACCGATATTCCCGGAGCTTATGATCTTTTTGACCATCAAAAAAGCGCTTTAATTGTTGAAAAAAGAAATAAAGATCAATTAGCCAAAGCTATTATAAAAATATTACAAGATCAAAAATTAGCTTTAAAATTAGGGCAAGCAGCTAAAAAAGAAACACTTAAAAAATTAGACTTTGAAAAAACTGTAAATACAATAATTTCATCATGGCAAAACCTAAAATAG
- a CDS encoding glycosyltransferase family 4 protein: MAKPKIAIIFPEYNPDGHTHFPYWYKVFALASKKLDLFILFESGKKQAKIANAKSKIQNWQNKPINLLERLYYLVSLRLQGYKVFYVHYSLFGFLLARLVTWILGGKVYLWDCEYYSQKPSNVFLIWAIKTCDSLVTGHEKIAKQYRKILELKNKDIKIVPNWVEEKPETKKLQTNKLRNILFVHHLSPRKGSRLLPEIINKVLAQSKKTKFTIVGDGPDKAWLKQKLAPYIENGQVIIKGNLPRSQVNHEFEKADLLIMPSLSEGFPRVILEAQSFGLPYVAFDVGCVAEISPMAESKYIIDNKNIKLFYQKIINFLDNQKKETQKLEPILKKQSKQYSLKLAVKNFVNIFKD, from the coding sequence ATGGCAAAACCTAAAATAGCTATTATTTTTCCAGAATATAATCCAGACGGTCATACTCATTTTCCATACTGGTATAAAGTATTTGCCCTCGCTAGCAAAAAATTGGACCTGTTTATTTTATTTGAATCTGGAAAAAAACAAGCCAAAATTGCCAATGCCAAATCTAAAATTCAAAATTGGCAAAATAAACCAATCAATTTATTAGAACGATTGTATTACCTAGTTTCTTTGCGCTTACAAGGTTATAAAGTTTTTTATGTGCACTATTCTTTATTTGGGTTTTTATTAGCTAGGCTTGTAACTTGGATTTTGGGCGGCAAAGTTTATCTTTGGGATTGTGAGTATTACAGCCAGAAACCAAGTAACGTATTTCTAATTTGGGCTATCAAAACCTGCGATAGCTTGGTTACTGGTCATGAAAAAATTGCCAAACAATACAGGAAAATTCTTGAGCTAAAAAATAAAGATATAAAAATAGTTCCAAATTGGGTGGAAGAAAAACCAGAGACTAAAAAACTACAAACTAATAAACTAAGAAACATTCTTTTTGTGCATCATCTAAGTCCCAGAAAAGGTTCGAGATTACTCCCGGAAATTATTAATAAAGTTTTGGCTCAAAGTAAAAAAACTAAATTTACTATAGTTGGTGATGGTCCAGACAAAGCTTGGCTCAAGCAAAAATTAGCTCCATATATTGAAAATGGCCAAGTTATCATAAAAGGCAACTTACCTAGATCTCAGGTTAACCATGAATTTGAAAAAGCAGATTTACTGATTATGCCGTCACTTTCTGAAGGATTTCCGAGAGTTATTTTAGAAGCCCAATCTTTCGGCTTACCTTATGTAGCTTTTGATGTGGGTTGTGTTGCCGAAATTAGTCCGATGGCTGAAAGCAAATATATTATTGACAACAAAAATATAAAACTTTTTTATCAAAAAATAATAAATTTTCTTGATAATCAAAAAAAAGAGACTCAAAAACTTGAACCAATATTGAAAAAGCAATCAAAACAATACTCTCTAAAACTAGCTGTGAAAAATTTTGTAAACATATTTAAAGATTAA
- a CDS encoding glycosyltransferase family 4 protein produces the protein MSKKTSFAFVHNQRMPNEFAFGIYVVKSCEAATRNGYQTFLIHPDIKPHKEFLYTNLWDYYQIKSNYFKQIKLSVYQLENIPQIFSFITKRLQWQVRTWSFVIKAIKILKKEQIEVIQTVSRELIFLLRFSKSYQPTVIYDVHVEPRVWYEKLLDYLMLPRVDSFVVNTNFYKNYYHNKVKKDKKFTYLPMGFDPNIFKPIPKQKVRQKLSIPSHRFIIGFIGRFEILGCEKGLEEMIRVVSILKHQIPISVFLIGGPEKYKKYYQNLAKKLKLNKDEAIIRSSVKPSEVPIYIATFDIACMLYPDTHHFRDKMSPQKAIEYMAMDRPILASDLPSIRQILSSELAYLVKPGDQKKLEAMILKIYQHYNQAIEKAKKARKQVQNFTWEKRQKIILEN, from the coding sequence ATGTCTAAAAAAACAAGCTTTGCTTTTGTCCATAATCAACGAATGCCCAATGAATTTGCATTTGGGATTTATGTAGTTAAGAGTTGTGAAGCTGCTACCCGAAATGGCTATCAAACCTTTTTGATTCATCCCGACATCAAACCTCATAAAGAATTTTTGTATACCAATTTATGGGATTATTATCAAATCAAAAGCAATTATTTCAAACAGATTAAGTTATCGGTTTATCAGCTGGAAAATATCCCTCAAATTTTTAGCTTTATTACTAAAAGACTGCAATGGCAAGTTCGAACCTGGAGTTTTGTAATAAAAGCTATAAAAATATTAAAAAAAGAGCAGATTGAAGTTATACAAACTGTCAGTAGAGAACTTATTTTCTTGCTTCGTTTTAGTAAATCATATCAGCCAACAGTAATTTATGATGTTCATGTGGAGCCAAGGGTTTGGTATGAAAAATTGCTTGATTATCTTATGTTGCCAAGAGTCGATAGTTTTGTAGTTAATACTAATTTTTACAAAAATTATTACCATAATAAAGTTAAAAAAGATAAGAAATTTACTTATCTTCCCATGGGGTTTGATCCTAATATCTTTAAACCCATACCAAAGCAAAAAGTAAGACAAAAACTAAGTATCCCTTCACATCGTTTTATAATTGGCTTTATTGGTCGTTTTGAGATATTAGGTTGCGAAAAAGGTTTAGAAGAGATGATTAGAGTCGTATCAATCTTAAAACACCAAATCCCTATTTCAGTCTTTTTAATCGGTGGGCCGGAAAAATATAAAAAATATTACCAAAATTTAGCTAAAAAACTTAAGTTAAACAAAGATGAGGCTATTATCCGATCAAGTGTAAAACCCAGTGAAGTACCTATTTACATTGCTACTTTTGACATAGCCTGCATGCTTTATCCCGATACGCATCATTTTAGAGATAAAATGTCGCCTCAAAAAGCTATTGAATACATGGCGATGGATCGGCCAATTTTAGCAAGTGATTTGCCATCTATTAGACAAATTTTATCATCAGAATTAGCTTATTTAGTCAAACCAGGAGATCAAAAAAAACTTGAAGCAATGATTTTGAAAATATATCAGCATTATAATCAGGCGATTGAAAAAGCTAAAAAAGCCAGAAAACAGGTGCAAAATTTTACCTGGGAGAAGCGTCAAAAAATAATTTTAGAAAACTAG